A stretch of DNA from Gimesia chilikensis:
GAATGATTCCGGCATTGGCGGCATCGCATTAACACATGTTGCGTATCACATCTTCGGTTTAGATGTAAAGGTTCCACTGGGGCCTGTAAGCTTGACTGGTGTTTTACCGGCCTTCTCAACGGCTTCCCACAGTTGCAGCGGCGAGAGTATCGCATTGACCTTGGGAGTGACGGTTGCAGTCTTGGACTTCACGTCCGTCTTGACACCGCCCACTCCGGGCACTTCGGACAATTCTGCGGCAATATTCTTGGCGCAGCCTTCGCACGTCAGCACCTGCAAGGTGATAGTCGTTTTTATGGTGTTGGCACTTACAGTGTCGTCAGCCGCCCACAAGGAACTCGTTGAATAAACGGCCAAGGCCAGCGCGACACAAGTTAACAAACGAT
This window harbors:
- a CDS encoding heavy-metal-associated domain-containing protein, whose protein sequence is MYRLLTCVALALAVYSTSSLWAADDTVSANTIKTTITLQVLTCEGCAKNIAAELSEVPGVGGVKTDVKSKTATVTPKVNAILSPLQLWEAVEKAGKTPVKLTGPSGTFTSKPKM